Proteins from one Emys orbicularis isolate rEmyOrb1 chromosome 2, rEmyOrb1.hap1, whole genome shotgun sequence genomic window:
- the TCIM gene encoding transcriptional and immune response regulator, producing the protein MKAKKSNQISTMSTSLRVSPSVHGYRFDTALRKKAVANIYESTDQESLQKLFKNSGDKKAEERARIILDTDQDLEEKTRALMALKQRTKDKLFQFLKLRKYSIKVH; encoded by the coding sequence ATGAAAGCAAAGAAAAGCAATCAAATTTCAACCATGTCTACATCCTTAAGAGTGAGCCCATCGGTCCATGGCTATCGGTTTGACACAGCCTTGCGAAAGAAAGCCGTGGCCAATATCTATGAAAGCACAGATCAAGAATCTCTTCAGAAGCTCTTCAAAAACTCTGGAGACAAGAAAGCAGAGGAAAGAGCCAGGATCATACTTGACACTGATCAGGACTTGGAGGAGAAAACACGAGCATTAATGGCACTAAAGCAGAGAACAAAAGACAAACTTTTCCAGTTTCTGAAACTTCGGAAATATTCCATTAAAGTTCATTGA